Part of the Novosphingobium sp. KA1 genome is shown below.
TAGCCGTGCGGGGCCTGCGAGATGTTGAAATGAAACAGCGCGACGGCAAGGGCGGCAATCCCGCGCATGCCGTCGAGCGTTACATAGCGGCCGTGCCAAGGCGGGCGCGGGCCTTGCCAGGCCCGGGCAGCGTCGGAAACCGAAGCAGGTCCGTTCATGCGCGCCGCCCCGCCCTATCCTATCAGGCTTCGAGTGCTGCCACGCCGGGCAGTTCGCGACCTTCCATCCACTCCAGGAAGGCACCACCGGCCGTGGAGATATACGAGAAGTCTTCCGCCACGCCCGCATGGTGAAGCGCGGCAACGGTATCGCCGCCACCAGCCACCGAGGTCAGCGAGCCTTCACGGGTCAGCGCGGCCGCGGTCTTGGCCAGAGCCACGGTGGCGGCATCGAACGGCACCGTCTCGAAGGCACCGAGCGGGCCATTCCACACCACCGTGCGGCAGGTCTTGAGCACGTCGCCAAGAGCCTCGACCGCGAGCGGGCCGACGTCGAGGATCATTTCGTCGGCAGCCACTTCGTGGACGTTGCAGGTGCGCAGGCTGGGCGGATTGGCGGCGAATTCCTTCGACACCACCACTTCATAGGGCAGGTGCACGGTGCAGCCCGACTGATCGGCGGTATCGAGAATCTCGTTCGCAGTCCCGGTCAGGTCATGCTCGCACAGCGACTTGCCCACGTCCACGCCCTTGGCGGCCAGGAAAGTATTAGCCATACCGCCGCCGATGATCAGGTGATCGACCTGGGTAACGAGGTGCTTGAGCACGTCGAGCTTAGACGAGAC
Proteins encoded:
- the pgk gene encoding phosphoglycerate kinase yields the protein MSAFKTLDDLGDVAGKVALVRVDFNVPMSDGVVTDDTRIRAAAPTILQLAEKGAKVLLLAHFGRPKGERVPSMSLSMVVGAVEKVLGKEVMFVPEVAGDVVKQAVGILRAGDIAILENTRFWKGEEKNEAELAAAIAANGDFYVNDAFSAAHRAHASTEGLARVLPAYAGRSMQAELEALEKALGAPEKPVAAVVGGAKVSSKLDVLKHLVTQVDHLIIGGGMANTFLAAKGVDVGKSLCEHDLTGTANEILDTADQSGCTVHLPYEVVVSKEFAANPPSLRTCNVHEVAADEMILDVGPLAVEALGDVLKTCRTVVWNGPLGAFETVPFDAATVALAKTAAALTREGSLTSVAGGGDTVAALHHAGVAEDFSYISTAGGAFLEWMEGRELPGVAALEA